In the Prochlorococcus marinus str. MIT 9312 genome, TTATGCATAGGCAAGATGCAATTTACCTTGATCAACTATGTCCCAAGATAAGTAATAAAAGTTGGAGAGAGTCACTTCATAAACTTACTAAATATAAATGCATTTATTGCGGTAAACCATCAGAATCCCTTGATCATCTTCATCCAATGTCACAAGGAGGTAAAAGCAGTACAAATAATTGCGTGCCATGTTGTTTGTCATGTAATGGCAAGAAATCAGATTCCGAAGTTCTTAGTTGGTACAGAAAACAAAATTTTTATGATCCTAGAAGAGCTATGGCAATACGAGCATGGCTTAATGATGATTTAAAACTAGCGTCAGTTCTTTTGAACTACTTAAAGTAAAATTAAATAATTAATTTATTAAAATCCCTAAAAATTTATTTTATCAAGCATAAAACTAACATCCCATTTTGGTAAATAATTATTTTGTTTTAAATTATTCTTTTTTCTTTGGAATTAATTTCATAGCTCCTTAAAATTGAAATGTTAGAATAATCATCTTTCCACATTATTGGCGAATCTATAACTTTTCTTTCCGGAGATTTTACTGAAAAAATCAATCCAAACACAAAAAGGATTGTAATCAAGATTAAAGACATTACTAGTTTGTCTGGAATATTATTCATTAGCTTAATCTATCTAGAAAATTTTTTGTCAGGAGTTGTTTTTTCGTATATTTCTAGAAAATAAGATTTAAAATAGTCAACTCCCAACTTGCCAATTAATCCAAATGACCAACCACATTCATTTACTACTTGTAAGGAAATTTGATTTGCCAAGTCATCTTTCTCAATCCATTGTTTTTGTGGATTGTAAGAAAAAGATATAATATTTTCTGTTTTTAATATGGCTGATTTCATTGCTTCATCTTTAGAAAAACCATTTTGAATAGCCTTGCAATATTTTCTAGAGAAATTATTAGAGATCCTATTTTGTAGTAAAGAAACACTAGGATCTGACTTTTCAAATGCTAAACCTATTGGAGGATTAAATAGATAAATTATAAAGAGAACTAAACCAAAAAAGAAATTTAACAATAGCTATTAATCAATATTTATAAATTATATAATAGTTTCTTTTTATTTTCTTTTCAATTTAATCTTATAAAAATTAAAAGCTAAATTTAATTTCAATTTATTAATAATTAATAGTATTGCAATAAGTTCAGTAATAATATTCAAAGGTTTATTTGACTACTAATATGTACGATTCATTGATGACTCTGCTATTTTTCCCTGATTGGACAAACGGATTACCATCAGACTTTCTAATTCTTCATTTTTTCGTTGGGGCTGTGATTTTTCCATTCAACATGATTCATGCAAAAGCAAGAAAAATCGATAGTAATAATCCACAGGAAGCAGCTAATGGATATAAAAATTCAGACACTACTACATTTTTTGGCTTCGAAGAAATCAATTAAATTTTAATAAAATTAATTAATTGATTATAATTTTCCTAAATACTTCCTTAAATCTTAAAATTTTTAGTCCTAGTGAACCCTTAGGTATATTGATCT is a window encoding:
- a CDS encoding HNH endonuclease produces the protein MHRQDAIYLDQLCPKISNKSWRESLHKLTKYKCIYCGKPSESLDHLHPMSQGGKSSTNNCVPCCLSCNGKKSDSEVLSWYRKQNFYDPRRAMAIRAWLNDDLKLASVLLNYLK